The proteins below come from a single Dinghuibacter silviterrae genomic window:
- a CDS encoding nucleoid-associated protein, translated as MTGLDNVLLKEVVVHRIGNPTRGESLQLSPHALTLNDPIVKGLLIKYFLSPFNDQECYRFTHLSDVQLNEVYQYTGAIFKDPAALLSKSQLIAQFLYGKSTHVKVKEGELYVARFDHVPFEGTEVPAIGIFKSETKETFLKVFPHGKSWEVIHEEGIDIRKLDKGCLIFDTNPDEGYKVCLVDTGAKQDTQYWVRDFLQVQPYADSYHNTHQYLDLCKDFIKNEYPEKFEVAKSDQIDLMNRSMDYFKNKEQFTETEFVEEVLFHPEVRDSFMEYKKHYENARQYEFGDGFDIHGAAVQRQQKVFKSVLKLDKNFHVYIHGRRDLIEKGYDEMTGKKYYKLFYDEEA; from the coding sequence ATGACCGGTCTTGATAACGTTTTATTGAAGGAAGTCGTCGTGCACCGCATCGGCAACCCCACCCGCGGCGAATCCCTCCAACTCTCTCCCCACGCCCTCACCCTCAACGACCCCATCGTCAAGGGGCTGTTGATCAAATACTTCCTCTCTCCGTTTAACGACCAGGAATGCTACCGATTCACCCACCTCAGCGACGTCCAGCTCAACGAGGTCTACCAATACACCGGCGCCATATTTAAGGACCCCGCCGCCCTTTTGTCCAAGTCCCAGCTCATCGCCCAGTTCCTCTACGGCAAATCCACCCACGTCAAAGTCAAGGAAGGCGAGCTCTATGTCGCCCGCTTCGACCACGTCCCCTTTGAAGGCACCGAGGTCCCCGCCATCGGCATCTTCAAATCCGAAACCAAAGAAACTTTTTTAAAAGTATTCCCCCACGGCAAAAGCTGGGAGGTCATCCACGAAGAAGGCATCGACATCCGCAAACTCGACAAAGGCTGTCTCATCTTCGATACCAACCCCGATGAAGGCTACAAGGTCTGCCTCGTAGACACCGGCGCCAAACAGGACACCCAATACTGGGTCCGCGACTTCCTCCAGGTCCAACCCTACGCCGACAGCTACCACAACACCCACCAATACCTCGACCTTTGTAAGGATTTTATAAAAAACGAATACCCCGAAAAATTCGAGGTCGCCAAGTCCGACCAGATCGACCTCATGAACCGGTCCATGGACTATTTCAAAAACAAAGAACAGTTCACCGAAACCGAGTTCGTCGAAGAAGTCCTCTTCCACCCCGAAGTCCGCGACTCCTTTATGGAATACAAAAAACACTACGAGAACGCCCGCCAATACGAATTCGGCGATGGCTTCGACATCCACGGGGCCGCTGTGCAGCGGCAGCAAAAGGTCTTCAAAAGTGTGCTGAAGCTCGACAAGAACTTTCACGTCTATATCCACGGGCGGCGGGACCTTATTGAGAAAGGGTATGATGAGATGACGGGGAAGAAGTATTATAAGTTGTTTTATGACGAGGAGGCGTAG
- a CDS encoding aldo/keto reductase has protein sequence MKATYTIGGDLTIHRMGYGAMRITGKGIWGPPRDKAEALRVLQRAVELGVDFIDTADSYGPHVSEELIAEALHPYKKGLVIATKGGLTRPGPDVWHQDARPEHLKEALQGSLKRLKLDKIDLYQLHRIDAKVPFEKTMAFLQDAQEKGLIRHIGLSEVSVEEIQKAQKYIKVVSVQNKYSVDYRRWESVLEFTRDNDIAFIPWYPLNAGNIEAMHTLEAIGREAGGTAHQVALAWLLHHSPNILLIPGTSSVSHLEENMGAAALKLSETQMARLEALGVTSVG, from the coding sequence ATGAAAGCAACCTATACGATCGGCGGGGACCTGACGATCCACCGCATGGGATATGGCGCGATGCGCATCACCGGCAAGGGCATCTGGGGTCCTCCCAGGGATAAGGCCGAAGCCCTGCGAGTACTACAGCGGGCCGTGGAACTGGGGGTCGATTTTATCGACACTGCCGACAGCTATGGACCGCATGTCTCGGAAGAACTGATTGCCGAAGCCCTTCATCCTTATAAAAAAGGCCTGGTGATCGCCACCAAGGGTGGGCTGACCCGCCCGGGTCCGGACGTCTGGCACCAGGACGCGCGGCCGGAACATTTAAAAGAAGCGCTACAGGGAAGCCTAAAAAGGTTAAAACTGGACAAGATCGACCTGTACCAACTGCACCGGATCGATGCCAAGGTGCCTTTTGAAAAGACCATGGCCTTCCTCCAGGATGCCCAGGAAAAAGGGCTTATCCGGCACATCGGACTGTCGGAGGTGAGCGTGGAAGAAATTCAAAAAGCACAGAAATATATAAAGGTCGTGTCCGTACAGAACAAGTACAGCGTCGACTACCGTCGTTGGGAATCGGTGCTGGAGTTTACACGCGATAACGATATTGCGTTCATCCCATGGTATCCGCTGAATGCGGGCAACATTGAAGCCATGCACACCCTTGAAGCGATCGGTCGCGAGGCGGGGGGGACGGCGCACCAGGTGGCGCTGGCGTGGCTGTTGCATCATTCGCCGAATATCCTTTTGATTCCGGGGACGTCGAGCGTGTCCCACTTAGAAGAGAACATGGGGGCCGCGGCCTTAAAACTTAGCGAAACGCAAATGGCCCGGCTGGAAGCGCTGGGCGTGACAAGCGTGGGCTAA
- a CDS encoding TetR/AcrR family transcriptional regulator — translation MQADSSVRELIISTATRLFLSQGYNQTGINQIIEEAGVAKASLYYHFPSKEDLGVAYLIKRGEKWFGGLEEFLKEAKDPRERLIGVFEYRAVYLEQNDFTGCSYTRILSELPQRGTKLNNQAVANKERQRKYFMDLVGQLDCIPEEKKQDVANTVFLLFDGGTLQCQVYRETRPMEHARKAVIELLRCAGK, via the coding sequence ATGCAAGCGGATAGTTCGGTTCGGGAGCTGATCATATCGACCGCAACGAGACTTTTCCTGAGCCAGGGATATAACCAGACGGGGATCAACCAGATCATCGAGGAAGCAGGGGTCGCGAAGGCGAGCCTGTATTATCATTTTCCTTCCAAAGAGGACCTGGGTGTGGCGTATTTGATCAAAAGAGGGGAGAAGTGGTTTGGCGGACTGGAGGAATTTTTGAAAGAGGCGAAGGATCCACGGGAGCGGCTGATCGGGGTGTTTGAATACAGGGCGGTTTACCTTGAACAAAACGATTTTACCGGTTGCAGTTATACCCGGATACTTTCCGAGCTGCCCCAGCGGGGCACGAAGCTCAACAACCAGGCAGTGGCAAACAAAGAAAGGCAGCGTAAGTATTTTATGGACTTGGTGGGGCAGCTCGATTGTATACCGGAGGAAAAAAAGCAAGACGTGGCCAACACGGTTTTCTTGCTCTTCGACGGAGGAACCCTGCAGTGCCAGGTGTACCGGGAAACAAGACCTATGGAGCACGCGCGAAAGGCAGTGATAGAACTGCTGCGGTGCGCTGGAAAATAA
- a CDS encoding TMEM175 family protein produces the protein MKDERTQFQVDRIAFFSDAVIAIAITLMILEIKIPPLGRKTTLAQLPEHFGAHTMMMLVGMLVCFLFIGNLWIRHHDLYRHVHNYNHKLVRTNLYFLLMVMLMPLSTSFAMEEDNPAFVAQPVFFINLGLCYLVYLWQLRIIFNPRNRFAELDERRVRDMRWGVIVPAAMLLLMAVLSFLGEYRLFWAFLAVPVINFARKKWGRRFKIQAAQPRAVLKRSRWARD, from the coding sequence ATGAAAGACGAGCGTACACAGTTCCAGGTTGATCGCATCGCCTTTTTCAGCGATGCCGTCATCGCCATCGCCATTACCCTGATGATCCTGGAGATCAAGATCCCGCCGCTGGGCCGCAAAACGACGCTGGCCCAGTTGCCCGAGCACTTTGGCGCCCATACGATGATGATGTTGGTGGGGATGTTGGTTTGTTTCCTTTTTATAGGGAACCTGTGGATCCGGCACCATGACCTTTACCGCCATGTGCACAACTATAACCACAAGCTCGTCCGGACCAACCTGTACTTCCTGTTGATGGTGATGCTCATGCCTTTGTCCACTTCTTTTGCGATGGAAGAGGACAACCCTGCGTTTGTCGCGCAGCCCGTCTTTTTTATCAACCTGGGGCTTTGTTACCTCGTCTATCTATGGCAGCTCCGGATTATTTTCAACCCGCGCAACCGGTTTGCCGAACTGGACGAGCGCCGGGTGCGGGACATGCGATGGGGGGTGATTGTGCCGGCGGCGATGCTGCTGTTGATGGCGGTGCTTTCTTTTTTGGGGGAGTACCGGCTGTTTTGGGCGTTTCTGGCGGTGCCGGTCATCAATTTTGCGAGGAAAAAGTGGGGGCGCCGCTTTAAGATCCAGGCCGCTCAGCCCCGCGCCGTCCTAAAAAGGAGCCGGTGGGCGCGGGACTGA
- a CDS encoding efflux RND transporter permease subunit produces MWIVRLALRRPYSVAVMALLILIMGILSIKSMNVDIFPVIDIPVVSEVWNYPGLSAADMEKRVVLLSERGISTTVNGVERIESVSQPGIGMLKVYFQKGADIGAAIAQMSATAQLTLRLMPPGMTAPTILQFNASNLPVAQVTMKSKTLPEDKIFDYGLNFIRVRLFTVPGLSTPAPFGGKTREIVVDVDPKATEAKGLSTMDVVNSLQTSNVIVPAGTARMGSREYNVTMNSSPDLVSQFNDMPVKAVNGQVVRMGEVAKVYDGYADQENVVRVDRKRAAYLTILKKADASTLMVVEAAKSMIPQIQETAPKGLELNVDFDQSVFVREAISSVLHEAVTAAILVSLMILFFLGNWRSVIVVCTSIPLSILVAVIFLKLSGNTLNIMTLGGLSLAVGMLVDDATVEVENIERNRNLGRPLTIAILVGAQEIAVPALMATLAICIVFFPVVLLTGPSQYLFIPMSLSVVVSMMASYILSRTLVPVLSRMLMAGLHPHGTPLPESAGAFKRWSHGFNAARDRGFDRFRDAYGRILHLFLKNRTLVLSMAFVILCVSLFLLKTVGTDFFPSTDAGMMKLHFRAPVGSRIEETERIVDSAEARIQKIIAPGDLKTINDMLGVPTFYNLAFVQTDNASSMDGEILVALQPDHKIRTDVYQALIRKDLADHFPGCTAYFQSADIVTQVLNFGLSAPIDIQIQNSNYDQSYAFARRLQDSLRTVPGMQDVTIKQVLDYPTFKINVDRVRAGELGLTQRDVANNLLVALSSSTLVDPSYYINPTNNVNYVVAVKVPYQQLTNVNSLLNTPLTNGAGPLVQNVGATPTDLPMAQAQTLRNLATVNMETEYNQISHYTVQRVMDITANVDGSDLGTVSDAIDRKIAGLGTLPTGMHIFVRGQPDVMHHSFQTLSLGLILSIILVYLLMVVLFQSWLDPFIILFAVPGALIGILWMLTITGTTINVVSLMGAIVAVGIAVSNSILMVSFANEVRVKKGLNALDAALEAGRTRLRPVLMTAIAMILGMIPMSLGTGAGGEQNAPLGRAVIGGLLVATVVTLFIVPVIYAVLRKAPPNRHSMDTDFQSEIADMDIYTQTQNEHI; encoded by the coding sequence ATGTGGATCGTAAGATTAGCACTTAGGAGGCCCTATTCTGTAGCGGTCATGGCCCTCCTTATCTTGATCATGGGCATTTTGTCCATCAAATCCATGAACGTGGACATCTTCCCGGTGATCGACATCCCGGTGGTGTCGGAGGTATGGAACTACCCGGGGCTTTCGGCGGCGGATATGGAAAAACGCGTGGTGTTGCTGAGCGAGCGGGGGATTTCCACGACAGTGAACGGGGTGGAGCGTATCGAGTCGGTGTCGCAACCGGGGATCGGGATGCTGAAGGTGTATTTCCAAAAGGGGGCGGACATCGGTGCGGCGATCGCGCAGATGTCGGCGACGGCGCAGTTGACGCTGCGGTTGATGCCGCCGGGGATGACGGCGCCGACGATCTTACAATTTAATGCATCGAACCTGCCGGTGGCGCAGGTGACGATGAAGAGCAAGACGCTGCCGGAGGACAAAATATTTGACTATGGTCTGAACTTTATCCGGGTGCGGTTGTTTACCGTGCCGGGGTTGTCGACGCCGGCGCCTTTCGGTGGAAAGACGCGGGAAATCGTCGTGGACGTGGATCCGAAGGCGACGGAAGCCAAAGGGTTGTCGACGATGGATGTGGTGAACAGCCTCCAGACATCGAACGTGATCGTGCCGGCGGGTACGGCGCGGATGGGGTCGAGGGAGTACAACGTAACGATGAACTCCAGCCCGGACCTGGTGAGCCAGTTTAACGACATGCCGGTGAAGGCGGTGAATGGACAAGTGGTGCGGATGGGCGAAGTGGCGAAAGTCTATGACGGTTATGCGGACCAGGAGAACGTGGTCCGGGTGGACCGGAAAAGGGCGGCATACCTGACGATCCTGAAAAAGGCGGACGCGTCCACGCTGATGGTGGTGGAGGCGGCCAAAAGCATGATCCCGCAAATACAGGAGACGGCGCCGAAGGGGTTGGAGCTAAACGTGGACTTCGACCAGTCGGTGTTTGTCCGCGAGGCGATTTCCAGCGTGTTGCACGAGGCGGTGACCGCGGCGATCCTGGTGTCGCTGATGATCCTTTTCTTCCTGGGCAACTGGCGAAGCGTGATCGTGGTGTGTACGTCGATCCCGCTTTCCATCCTGGTGGCGGTCATCTTTCTGAAATTGTCGGGGAATACATTAAACATCATGACGCTGGGTGGTCTGTCGCTGGCGGTGGGGATGCTGGTGGACGACGCGACGGTGGAGGTGGAGAATATCGAGCGCAACCGGAACCTGGGAAGACCGCTGACCATTGCCATCCTGGTGGGTGCGCAGGAAATCGCGGTGCCGGCGTTGATGGCCACGCTGGCGATCTGTATCGTGTTTTTCCCCGTCGTCTTACTGACGGGTCCTTCTCAATACCTGTTTATCCCGATGTCGCTGTCGGTGGTGGTGTCGATGATGGCGTCTTACATCCTTTCACGGACGCTGGTGCCGGTGTTGTCGCGGATGCTTATGGCTGGGTTGCACCCGCATGGGACGCCGCTGCCGGAAAGCGCGGGGGCGTTCAAACGCTGGTCCCACGGGTTTAACGCGGCCCGGGACCGGGGCTTTGACCGGTTTAGGGACGCGTATGGACGCATCCTGCACCTTTTCCTGAAAAACAGGACGCTGGTACTCAGCATGGCCTTTGTGATCCTGTGCGTCTCGTTGTTCCTGTTGAAAACGGTGGGGACGGACTTCTTCCCGTCCACCGATGCGGGGATGATGAAGCTGCACTTCCGGGCGCCGGTGGGCAGCCGTATCGAGGAGACGGAACGGATCGTGGACTCAGCGGAAGCGAGGATTCAAAAGATTATTGCACCGGGGGACCTGAAAACGATCAACGATATGCTCGGGGTGCCCACCTTTTACAACCTGGCTTTTGTGCAGACAGACAACGCGTCGAGCATGGACGGGGAAATCCTGGTGGCGCTCCAGCCGGATCATAAGATACGGACGGATGTGTATCAGGCCCTGATCCGCAAGGACCTGGCGGACCATTTCCCGGGTTGCACGGCTTACTTCCAGTCGGCGGACATCGTCACCCAGGTGTTGAACTTCGGGTTGTCGGCCCCCATCGATATACAGATCCAAAACAGCAATTACGACCAGTCTTATGCCTTTGCGCGCCGGCTCCAGGATTCGCTCCGGACGGTTCCGGGGATGCAGGACGTGACGATCAAACAGGTGCTGGACTATCCCACCTTTAAGATCAACGTGGACCGCGTCCGGGCGGGAGAGCTGGGGTTGACGCAACGGGACGTGGCAAACAACCTGCTCGTGGCGCTTTCTTCCAGTACGTTGGTGGATCCCTCGTATTATATCAACCCGACGAATAATGTGAACTATGTGGTGGCGGTCAAGGTGCCGTATCAACAACTCACCAACGTCAACAGCCTGTTGAACACCCCCTTGACAAACGGGGCGGGACCCCTGGTCCAAAACGTAGGTGCCACGCCCACGGACCTGCCCATGGCCCAGGCGCAGACGCTTCGGAACCTGGCTACCGTGAATATGGAAACCGAATACAACCAGATCAGCCACTATACGGTGCAGCGCGTGATGGACATCACCGCCAACGTAGATGGAAGCGACCTGGGGACGGTATCCGACGCGATCGACCGCAAGATCGCGGGCCTGGGGACCCTGCCGACGGGGATGCACATCTTCGTCCGGGGACAACCGGACGTGATGCACCATTCCTTCCAGACCCTGAGCCTGGGGTTGATCCTGTCGATCATCCTGGTATACCTCCTGATGGTGGTTCTTTTCCAGTCCTGGCTGGATCCCTTTATCATCCTTTTTGCGGTGCCCGGCGCCCTGATCGGGATCCTGTGGATGCTGACCATCACGGGTACGACCATCAACGTGGTATCGCTGATGGGGGCGATCGTCGCGGTGGGGATCGCGGTGTCGAACTCCATCCTGATGGTCAGCTTTGCCAACGAAGTGCGCGTCAAGAAAGGGTTAAACGCCCTGGATGCCGCTCTGGAGGCCGGACGGACCCGGCTCCGCCCGGTGCTGATGACCGCCATCGCCATGATCCTGGGGATGATCCCCATGTCGCTGGGAACCGGGGCGGGCGGTGAACAAAACGCCCCGCTGGGGCGGGCGGTGATCGGGGGCCTGTTGGTGGCCACGGTGGTCACGCTCTTTATCGTACCGGTGATCTACGCGGTACTGCGGAAAGCACCCCCGAACCGGCACAGCATGGACACCGACTTCCAATCGGAAATCGCGGATATGGATATATATACACAAACACAAAACGAGCATATATGA
- a CDS encoding LytR/AlgR family response regulator transcription factor gives MNTIKSILVDDEPRGLSALKVLLKLHCPQVMVAAECRDAQHALEQIETLQPDLVFLDISMPGKSGLDLLNELRPVRFEIIFTTAHDEFMIQAFKYSAIDYLLKPVDEDQLVEAVKRAEERIDTKASSRRIDTFLYNIQKAQAPGEMKLCIPDMKGFRVILLADVVYCESDSSYTVFHLTGGQTLTTSKSIIDYELLLDHSNFCRVHKSFLVNLQHVREYIRGEGGSVVLSNGKTVEVSRRKKEAFIGRMKELFKY, from the coding sequence ATGAACACGATTAAGTCCATACTGGTCGACGACGAGCCCAGGGGGCTCAGCGCCCTGAAGGTGCTCCTAAAGCTGCATTGCCCCCAGGTGATGGTGGCCGCCGAATGCCGCGACGCCCAACACGCCTTGGAACAAATCGAAACGCTCCAACCCGACCTCGTTTTCCTCGATATTTCCATGCCTGGCAAAAGCGGCCTCGACCTCCTGAACGAGCTCCGCCCCGTCCGCTTCGAGATCATTTTCACGACCGCCCATGACGAATTCATGATCCAGGCATTCAAATACAGCGCGATCGACTACCTGCTGAAACCCGTCGACGAGGATCAGCTCGTAGAGGCGGTCAAAAGGGCGGAAGAGCGCATCGACACAAAAGCCTCCTCCCGCAGGATCGATACCTTCCTGTATAACATCCAAAAGGCCCAGGCCCCCGGGGAAATGAAACTCTGCATCCCCGATATGAAAGGGTTCCGGGTCATCCTCTTAGCCGACGTCGTCTATTGCGAAAGCGACAGCAGTTACACCGTGTTCCACCTCACCGGCGGGCAGACCCTCACCACCTCCAAGTCCATCATCGACTACGAGCTGCTCCTGGACCACAGCAATTTTTGCCGCGTCCACAAGTCTTTCCTCGTAAACCTTCAGCACGTCCGCGAATACATCCGCGGGGAAGGGGGAAGTGTCGTGTTGTCCAACGGGAAGACCGTGGAGGTGTCCAGGCGGAAGAAGGAGGCGTTTATAGGGAGGATGAAGGAGTTGTTTAAGTATTAG
- a CDS encoding sensor histidine kinase has translation MLLPVCAGTIAQTEDESRFTRYTRVDGLSGNTITSIVQDSIGYIWIGTDRGLDRFDGRFFQCYYPFAQEFPLPDNWISGISLRGREIIGSTPSGVFVFDFVTHRGRQLIVPCDSSIFYWTNNAWDALVDGTGHYVVSTFTGLYVFDTSGKLFRRYDFYRPSDVGRTEIWVGGPLYPLANGTILQYSDSGYCAYDPSTAQIDDAYELNHYAFRKAVTDGKGAPRVCLAGKSGQLFVINGDKNTLDLYDPRNGSVQSIPLPIPGSPGLGEAFFLNDSLLAIMGRVTGFYLLRYDASVHRLSLASPRLFEDKQCTRVFQDRDGRLWVGTKNGLYKENLSSPLFRVDDLSLQEPALKDFPIRTVSGDRTRLFVGLRNKGGVLVLDKASRKILRHIYPGPREDSCNNISFFYPYSRDTLWVGSQVGLFWLNLRDYRCGRVPLPPGLAWTHHENCLAILEDSRGIIWITFRKFNSLIHFDRSTREWGEVPLRENPLLRITFCISMAEDLQGNIWLAGDGLCRWNRTKGRVDTLIPYPPGMRLKNFMMIFDRDRDNHLWLLSPSNGIVRFNCTDGRMVLQKTDEDLGGGGSSPVIRGRIWMGGYSGIAAFDTRDNSIRTFTYADGLPMVPITTIRKGSWYDSREDRFYLGSLHQLISFIPDIPPTRQPPPVFLIDQITTSRGNYPADAGRIALPFAGNFAQLSFNAVHFSTPEEESFSYRVLPATDTSWHLLSSVRSVHFSNLSPGEYRIQVKLSAVDNRWPEQVKEVRLVVFPPFWARWWFVTLGILALAGGVYVFYRGRLRRIREKLVLDKKIAEYEMKALHAQMNPHFIFNALNSIREMILQDDNHNASRYLTRFARLIRLTLEHSRQTFITMRQNNEYLEGYLEMERLRFADFSYNIEVSGRINEDELRVAPMLIQPLVENAIWHGLKPKDGSGQLSIRFYLDNDQLVCEIEDNGIGIRESLRNKEHGQVPHRSMGIANIRQRIAVLNEKYKMNCQLHIQDRNDVDGRNGTLVTLVLPADEETPILHEHD, from the coding sequence ATGCTGCTTCCGGTCTGTGCCGGAACGATCGCCCAGACCGAGGACGAATCCAGGTTTACGCGGTATACAAGGGTGGATGGACTGTCCGGGAATACCATCACGAGCATTGTTCAGGACTCCATAGGATATATTTGGATAGGAACCGACAGGGGACTCGACCGGTTCGACGGGCGTTTTTTTCAGTGCTATTATCCGTTTGCACAGGAGTTCCCCTTGCCGGACAATTGGATCTCGGGCATTTCTTTACGCGGCCGGGAGATCATCGGTTCCACACCCTCCGGCGTTTTTGTTTTCGATTTCGTCACCCACCGGGGGCGACAGTTGATTGTACCCTGCGACAGTTCCATCTTTTACTGGACAAACAATGCATGGGATGCCTTGGTGGACGGGACGGGGCATTATGTCGTATCCACGTTTACGGGGCTTTACGTTTTCGATACGTCCGGGAAGCTTTTCCGCCGGTATGACTTTTACCGCCCTTCGGATGTGGGACGAACGGAAATCTGGGTCGGGGGGCCGCTTTACCCCCTTGCGAATGGAACCATCCTGCAGTACAGCGACTCCGGGTATTGTGCCTATGACCCTTCGACGGCGCAGATCGATGATGCCTACGAGCTGAACCACTACGCCTTCAGAAAAGCGGTGACCGATGGGAAGGGTGCGCCCCGGGTGTGCCTTGCCGGTAAAAGCGGCCAGTTGTTCGTGATAAACGGGGACAAAAATACCCTGGACTTGTACGACCCCAGGAACGGAAGCGTGCAGTCCATCCCCCTCCCCATACCCGGTTCACCGGGGCTGGGGGAAGCGTTTTTTCTGAATGACAGCCTGCTCGCCATCATGGGTCGGGTGACCGGTTTTTACCTCCTCCGTTACGACGCGTCCGTCCACAGGTTGTCCCTGGCTTCCCCCAGGCTTTTTGAAGACAAACAGTGCACCCGTGTCTTTCAGGACAGGGATGGGCGGCTTTGGGTGGGTACCAAAAACGGTCTCTACAAGGAAAACCTTTCCAGCCCGCTTTTCCGGGTGGACGATCTTTCCCTCCAGGAACCTGCCCTGAAGGACTTCCCCATCCGCACCGTTTCCGGTGACCGGACCCGGCTTTTCGTCGGGCTTCGAAATAAGGGCGGGGTCTTGGTGCTCGATAAGGCTTCCCGAAAGATCCTGCGTCATATTTATCCGGGCCCCAGGGAGGATTCCTGCAACAACATATCTTTCTTTTACCCCTATAGCCGGGACACGCTTTGGGTGGGTTCCCAGGTCGGTCTTTTCTGGCTGAACCTGCGCGACTACCGGTGCGGACGGGTCCCGCTTCCCCCCGGCCTGGCCTGGACACACCACGAGAATTGCCTGGCCATACTGGAAGACAGCCGGGGGATCATCTGGATCACTTTTCGCAAATTCAACAGCCTGATCCATTTCGACCGGTCCACCAGGGAGTGGGGGGAGGTCCCCCTCCGGGAAAACCCACTTTTGCGGATCACCTTTTGCATCAGCATGGCAGAGGACCTGCAGGGCAATATCTGGCTGGCCGGGGACGGACTTTGCCGGTGGAACAGGACCAAGGGTAGGGTGGATACCCTTATTCCCTATCCACCGGGCATGCGGCTCAAGAACTTCATGATGATCTTCGATAGAGACCGGGACAACCACCTCTGGTTGTTGTCTCCCAGTAACGGGATCGTCCGGTTTAATTGCACGGACGGGCGGATGGTGCTGCAAAAAACCGACGAAGACCTGGGTGGCGGAGGTAGTTCACCGGTCATCCGGGGGCGTATCTGGATGGGCGGGTATAGCGGGATTGCCGCCTTCGATACCCGGGACAATTCGATCCGTACGTTCACCTACGCAGACGGGTTGCCCATGGTCCCCATCACCACCATCCGGAAGGGGTCCTGGTACGACAGCAGGGAGGACCGGTTTTACTTAGGATCCCTGCACCAGCTGATCAGCTTTATACCCGACATCCCTCCCACCAGGCAACCACCCCCTGTTTTCCTGATCGACCAGATCACCACGTCCAGGGGGAACTATCCCGCGGACGCAGGCCGCATCGCGCTGCCGTTCGCGGGCAATTTCGCCCAACTGAGTTTTAACGCGGTTCATTTCAGCACCCCGGAGGAAGAAAGTTTTTCCTACAGGGTCCTCCCTGCAACGGACACCTCCTGGCACCTGCTTTCCTCCGTTCGGAGTGTGCACTTCAGCAACCTCTCCCCCGGGGAATACCGCATCCAGGTCAAACTCTCCGCGGTGGACAACCGTTGGCCGGAACAAGTCAAGGAGGTCCGCCTCGTCGTCTTTCCCCCGTTTTGGGCACGGTGGTGGTTCGTCACCCTCGGGATCCTTGCCCTGGCAGGCGGCGTATACGTCTTTTACCGGGGCAGGCTCCGGCGCATCCGGGAAAAACTGGTCCTGGACAAGAAGATCGCGGAATACGAAATGAAAGCGCTGCACGCGCAGATGAACCCCCACTTTATCTTCAATGCGCTCAACAGCATCCGGGAAATGATCCTCCAGGACGACAACCACAACGCATCCCGTTACCTGACCCGGTTTGCCCGGCTGATCCGGCTCACCCTGGAACATTCCCGGCAAACCTTCATCACCATGCGTCAAAACAACGAATACCTGGAGGGTTATCTCGAAATGGAGCGGCTCCGGTTCGCCGATTTTTCCTATAACATCGAAGTGTCCGGCCGGATCAACGAAGACGAGTTGCGGGTGGCACCCATGCTGATCCAGCCCCTCGTCGAAAATGCCATCTGGCATGGGCTGAAGCCAAAGGATGGATCGGGACAGCTCAGCATCCGGTTTTACCTCGACAACGACCAACTGGTCTGCGAGATCGAGGACAACGGCATCGGCATCCGGGAATCCCTGAGGAACAAGGAGCATGGCCAGGTACCCCACCGGTCCATGGGCATCGCCAACATCCGGCAGCGGATCGCCGTGCTCAACGAGAAATACAAGATGAACTGCCAACTCCACATCCAGGACAGAAACGACGTCGACGGCCGGAACGGAACCCTCGTAACCCTGGTGTTGCCCGCCGATGAAGAAACCCCCATTCTCCATGAACACGATTAA
- a CDS encoding DUF4242 domain-containing protein — translation MRFLFGFTGLLLSLTCTCAYGQSNGDSLHLYIDVHHLGPGKVTYEAVAKAHQKDLATEGKYGVHFLKYWVDEPGGIVYCLSSSPDPQAIRNTHAEAHGLLPDTVYEVTAGLPSKMTKGKNLYLDIHELGPGNVTPEAVAAAHQKDLAVEKKYGVNFIDYWVDPRAGVVMCLSEASDTSAVLATHKEAHGLMPMYIAQVKEGH, via the coding sequence ATGAGATTCCTTTTCGGTTTTACGGGCTTATTGCTCTCCCTGACCTGCACCTGTGCCTACGGCCAGTCCAATGGCGATTCGCTGCACCTGTACATCGACGTCCATCACCTGGGGCCTGGCAAGGTCACGTATGAAGCCGTCGCCAAGGCACACCAGAAAGACCTCGCCACCGAAGGCAAGTATGGCGTGCATTTTCTCAAATACTGGGTGGACGAACCCGGGGGAATCGTGTACTGCCTGTCCTCTTCACCCGATCCCCAGGCCATCCGGAACACCCATGCGGAAGCCCACGGACTGCTGCCGGATACGGTCTACGAAGTCACGGCCGGTCTGCCCTCCAAAATGACCAAGGGCAAAAACCTTTACCTGGATATTCATGAACTGGGCCCCGGAAATGTCACCCCTGAAGCCGTGGCGGCCGCACACCAAAAAGACCTGGCTGTAGAAAAGAAATACGGCGTCAACTTTATCGACTACTGGGTCGACCCCAGGGCCGGTGTGGTCATGTGTTTGTCCGAAGCCAGCGATACCTCGGCCGTACTGGCCACCCACAAGGAAGCCCATGGTTTGATGCCCATGTATATTGCGCAAGTAAAAGAAGGGCATTAG